The proteins below come from a single Procambarus clarkii isolate CNS0578487 chromosome 54, FALCON_Pclarkii_2.0, whole genome shotgun sequence genomic window:
- the LOC138352743 gene encoding serine/arginine repetitive matrix protein 1-like yields MSGGPLQSTRDSPQVPYSQQETVLRSPTVSKRQSSGTLQSTRDSAQVPYSQQETVLRSPTVSKRQSSGPLQSTRDSAQVPYSQQETVLRSPTVSKRQCSGPLQSARDSPQVPYSQQETVLRSPTVSKRQSSGPLQSTRDSAQVPYSQQETVLRSPTVSKRQSSGPLQSTRDSPQVPYSQQETVLRSPTVNKRQCSGPLQSARDSPQVPYSQQETVLRSPTVSKRQSSGPLQSTRDSPQVPYSQQETVLRSPTVNKRQSSGPLQSARDSAQVPYSQQETVLRSPTVSKRQCSGPLQSARDSPQVPYSQQETVLRSPTVSKRQSSGPLQSARDSPQVPYSQQETVVRSPTVNKRQV; encoded by the coding sequence atgtccGGAGGTCCTCTACAGTCAACAAGAGACAGCCCTCAGGTCCCCTACAGTCAGCAAGAGACAGTCCTCAGGTCCCCTACAGTCAGCAAGAGACAGTCCTCAGGTACCCTACAGTCAACAAGAGACAGTGCTCAGGTCCCCTACAGTCAGCAAGAGACAGTCCTCAGGTCCCCTACAGTCAGCAAGAGACAGTCCTCAGGTCCCCTACAGTCAACAAGAGACAGTGCTCAGGTCCCCTACAGTCAGCAAGAGACAGTCCTCAGGTCCCCTACAGTCAGCAAGAGACAGTGCTCAGGTCCCCTACAGTCAGCAAGAGACAGTCCTCAGGTCCCCTACAGTCAACAAGAGACAGTGCTCAGGTCCCCTACAGTCAGCAAGAGACAGTCCTCAGGTCCCCTACAGTCAACAAGAGACAGTGCTCAGGTCCCCTACAGTCAGCAAGAGACAGTCCTCAGGTCCCCTACAGTCAGCAAGAGACAGTCCTCAGGTCCCCTACAGTCAACAAGAGACAGTCCTCAGGTCCCCTACAGTCAGCAAGAGACAGTCCTCAGGTCCCCTACAGTCAACAAGAGACAGTGCTCAGGTCCCCTACAGTCAGCAAGAGACAGTCCTCAGGTCCCCTACAGTCAACAAGAGACAGTGCTCAGGTCCCCTACAGTCAGCAAGAGACAGTCCTCAGGTCCCCTACAGTCAACAAGAGACAGTCCTCAGGTCCCCTACAGTCAACAAGAGACAGTGCTCAGGTCCCCTACAGTCAACAAGAGACAGTCCTCAGGTCCCCTACAGTCAGCAAGAGACAGTGCTCAGGTCCCCTACAGTCAGCAAGAGACAGTGCTCAGGTCCCCTACAGTCAGCAAGAGACAGTGCTCAGGTCCCCTACAGTCAGCAAGAGACAGTCCTCAGGTCCCCTACAGTCAGCAAGAGACAGTCCTCAGGTCCCCTACAGTCAGCAAGAGACAGTCCTCAGGTCCCCTACAGTCAGC